A single region of the Kocuria rosea genome encodes:
- a CDS encoding FecCD family ABC transporter permease yields MSSTSTVSPARATRQAPGTAQRRRGLALSAAVLLLVLAAAASLFWGARSVDPATVVAVLTGLPADLLEGGWAQVSAGLGIDAAVVQSRIPRTLTAVLAGAALAVAGAGMQGVSRNPLGDPGLLGLTAGAACAVVLGIGWLGLVATWQLTALALAGSAVAAVLVFGSSRLGGGAPTPAGLVLSGAAVNAGFTALTSSVVLMLPAVLDRFRFWSIGSVARAETTDLAAVAPLVLLGVLLVLGGSSGLNAMALGDELAHGLGVDLGVQRVLVFVGVVLLSGSATALAGPIAFVGLLVPHAVRRLLGGDYRWIVLFSVVLGPVLLLSADVLGRVLTPPQEIHVGVTTVVLGVPVLLALLRRGRSVTL; encoded by the coding sequence GTGAGCAGCACGAGCACGGTCTCCCCCGCCCGGGCCACCCGGCAGGCCCCCGGCACCGCGCAGCGGCGCCGGGGCCTCGCCCTGTCCGCGGCCGTGCTGCTGCTGGTCCTCGCCGCCGCGGCCTCCCTGTTCTGGGGAGCCCGCTCGGTGGACCCGGCCACCGTGGTCGCCGTGCTCACCGGGCTGCCCGCCGACCTTCTGGAGGGCGGCTGGGCGCAGGTCTCCGCCGGCCTGGGCATCGACGCCGCCGTGGTGCAGAGCAGGATCCCCCGGACCCTGACCGCGGTGCTCGCGGGGGCGGCCCTGGCCGTGGCCGGCGCCGGCATGCAGGGGGTCAGCCGCAACCCGCTGGGCGACCCGGGGCTGCTCGGGCTGACCGCCGGCGCGGCGTGCGCCGTGGTCCTTGGGATCGGCTGGCTCGGCCTCGTGGCCACGTGGCAGCTCACCGCCCTGGCCCTCGCCGGCTCGGCCGTGGCCGCGGTGCTCGTCTTCGGCTCCTCCCGGCTCGGCGGCGGCGCCCCGACCCCCGCGGGCCTGGTCCTCTCCGGCGCGGCCGTGAACGCCGGCTTCACCGCGCTGACCTCCTCCGTGGTGCTGATGCTGCCCGCGGTCCTGGACCGCTTCCGGTTCTGGAGCATCGGCTCGGTCGCCCGCGCCGAGACCACGGACCTCGCCGCCGTGGCGCCGCTCGTGCTGCTCGGCGTGCTCCTCGTGCTCGGCGGCTCCTCGGGGCTCAACGCCATGGCCCTGGGCGACGAGCTCGCCCACGGGCTGGGCGTGGACCTGGGCGTGCAGCGCGTCCTCGTCTTCGTGGGCGTGGTCCTGCTCTCCGGCTCGGCCACGGCGCTCGCGGGCCCCATCGCCTTCGTGGGTCTGCTCGTGCCCCACGCCGTGCGCCGCCTCCTCGGCGGCGACTACCGCTGGATCGTCCTGTTCAGCGTGGTCCTGGGCCCCGTGCTGCTCCTCTCGGCCGACGTCCTGGGCCGGGTGCTGACCCCGCCGCAGGAGATCCACGTGGGCGTCACCACCGTGGTGCTGGGCGTGCCCGTGCTGCTGGCGCTGCTGCGCCGGGGCCGGAGCGTGACGCTGTGA
- a CDS encoding iron-siderophore ABC transporter substrate-binding protein, which translates to MAVASLLPRAPRPLSPAPSAVRRRVLAPAAVLAAGALVLTGCSTGPAAGESGSGSASAEGATGEFPRTVEHAFGETTIEEAPERVATVSWVNHDVATALGVVPVGVPALDFGANENGSTDWFDAALEESGAEAPETYAETDGINFEAIAALQPDVILGAYSGLTQEDYDKLSEIAPVVGFPEDAVAYGTSWQDSTELIGQALGREERAAEVVADVEQQLEDAAAEHPELEGTSFVYGTLDPSAADQIFAYTAVDNRPKFLESLGMVQSEAVAEAAEGKEDEFFVTWSPERADELTSDVFVSWAEDDSVREAIEKDPLLSRVPAVENDALVLQSDQQEVLSVSAASPLSIPWALENVLPDIAEAAASAGGR; encoded by the coding sequence GTGGCCGTGGCCTCTCTGCTCCCCCGCGCTCCGCGCCCGCTGTCCCCTGCTCCGTCCGCCGTGCGCCGCCGCGTCCTCGCCCCGGCCGCCGTGCTGGCCGCGGGGGCCCTGGTCCTGACCGGGTGCTCCACCGGCCCGGCGGCCGGGGAGTCCGGGAGCGGGTCCGCGTCCGCGGAGGGCGCCACCGGCGAGTTCCCGCGCACCGTGGAGCACGCCTTCGGCGAGACGACGATCGAGGAGGCCCCCGAGCGCGTGGCCACGGTGTCCTGGGTCAACCACGACGTCGCCACCGCCCTCGGCGTGGTCCCGGTCGGGGTGCCCGCCCTGGACTTCGGCGCCAACGAGAACGGCTCCACGGACTGGTTCGACGCCGCGCTCGAGGAGTCCGGCGCCGAGGCCCCGGAGACCTACGCCGAGACGGACGGCATCAACTTCGAGGCGATCGCCGCGCTCCAGCCGGACGTCATCCTGGGCGCCTACTCCGGGCTGACGCAGGAGGACTACGACAAGCTCTCCGAGATCGCACCCGTCGTCGGCTTCCCCGAGGACGCCGTGGCCTACGGGACGTCCTGGCAGGACTCCACGGAGCTCATCGGCCAGGCCCTGGGCCGGGAGGAGCGGGCCGCCGAGGTCGTGGCGGACGTCGAGCAGCAGCTCGAGGACGCCGCCGCCGAGCACCCGGAGCTCGAGGGCACGTCCTTCGTGTACGGCACGCTCGACCCGTCCGCGGCCGACCAGATCTTCGCCTACACCGCGGTGGACAACCGCCCCAAGTTCCTCGAGTCCCTCGGCATGGTCCAGTCCGAGGCGGTCGCGGAGGCCGCCGAGGGCAAGGAGGACGAGTTCTTCGTCACCTGGTCCCCGGAGCGCGCCGACGAGCTGACCTCCGACGTCTTCGTCAGCTGGGCCGAGGACGACAGCGTGCGCGAGGCCATCGAGAAGGACCCCCTGCTCAGCCGCGTCCCCGCGGTCGAGAACGACGCCCTGGTGCTCCAGAGCGACCAGCAGGAGGTGCTCTCGGTCTCGGCGGCCTCCCCGCTGAGCATCCCGTGGGCGCTCGAGAACGTGCTGCCGGACATCGCCGAGGCCGCCGCGTCCGCCGGCGGTCGGTGA